TGCCTAGGTTAGGAGCAAACGCAATGTCGTAAACGGCATCCGTAATGCTCGACAATGTCTCGGCCTTCACCCAACGCCTGCTATTCTCAGAATATTcgtaaataaagatttttgcCCCAAGCGTAGGATTCGGATCGTCGCTACCGACTGCTATCATAGGCGGAtgtaatctaaaaatatatttttgtcacaTGTTAATACAAACacattcaaatattaaattttgtcttATTCATTGGGTAGGCAgtcatgtaataattattatttcatattttttttatatcaatagaataaaaaagaatgaaagaagaTAGGAGTACATTTTTTACCTTGAGAGAGATGGATTCCACGTAAGACAGCTACACGAAAGTTTGCAGTTGATATCGTGTTGTAACGTCCACTGACTCAAATTCATGATGTCTGGCGCCTCGTATATCCGAATGAATCCATCTGCGCTGCAAGTAGCCAATAGAAGGCCCAATGTCTTTGGTGCAAACTTAACATCCGTGACCGAGGTACGTGAGTCAACTAAGTTTGTTCTTTTAATCCAATGCTTGCTGCCACGTGCTTCTGGCCCAGAGCCTTCGCCAACTgtcgagaaagagaagagtCGTAGAGAATAGTAAAATGTACTGTCATCGAATTCACAAATAcagaaacattaaaataatctctctGTCGTACCAATCTCCTCCCAAACGGCAGCGGTGCGATCGAATGAACATGTTGCGAGAACCTGACCAAATTCCGGGTGCGCCCAAGTGACCTTCCATACCGATCCGCTGTGGGCTTTCCAGGAAGCAGTTAAGTGCCAGTTTCCATGCTCGTCTTCATCCCAAAcctgtaatattttgttatattgtcgtattatatttcatcagcaagtatatacattaataGAATTCTCgtagaaaattaattctgtattatatatgtatatctaataTCTGTGTATTTAGCAACGATCGAGCGCGTGGGTAAGCAAACTTGAGGAGGAAACAACTGAATTGAACGTCCCATGCGTCTCTTCACCGTACCTTTACAAATTGATCACTGGAGCACGTAGCCATTCGTTCCCCATAGTAGTCGTAGGCGATATCGTGTATGAGATCCTTGTGTTCCGCGTTAATGCTGTGCGCCTCGTACATCGCGAATCGTAATAAACGTCAAGTGGTATATATACTCGCGTGAGAGATTGTTTACTAAAAACAGCGCGCGCCACGCGCTGAAGGTTATGACACAGCGTGCTCCGTATCGGCGATCGGCGCCAGTGTTGCTGGAAGAAAATGAGGGACGCACTCATGATGTAAGAAGAGGACAGGTGTAGCATTGCGCAAAATGGCGGCCGAAGAATACGACAGCCAATCAATTTTTGGTCCGGAACACATCGCGCCACATTCAATTGTAGCATAATTAAGTCAAGGTCCGTGACAAGAATGCaaacacaattaaaaaatttgtaattataatacaaaaactcataaattaataatgcggAAACGTTATAATGCGGAAGGTATTGTTTATTGTGTTGTCTATAAGCTCCATGTAAATTagaatatacaattatttttgtatttttttaatcgaaaaatCAAACATTGCGTCTAGTCATAAGTATAGCATTACATATAAACTTGTAAGAAAAACGTTTTCcaactattaaaatatttttacatcattcaatattttgtatgtacattgctttaatttctttgaattaaGTATCTAAAACCAACTTTCGAAATTCTTAcaactaataaatataacttcgAAATTATATTGTCGATCACTTAATTCCTTGAAAAATTATGatgtagaaatattatagatgcTTTCTCGGAATCGCAATTCTTGGAATTTTAGATAGTGCATCCTCTTCATCGATTCTTAGATTTTAAATAGCGCATAATCTTCTACAGCAATTTTTGTTCTCCTGATACTTTGTCTATATTAAAGATTGTTAATTTTAgcgatatttgtaaaaattgaaaccaCAACTTGCAATAGTTAATTTATCTCgtttacaataattatgcttaactttaattataatgttactcttgatgtaaatataataagaaaaatagaattgaAGTATTTTACAGAAGCAatgaattattacttattctatctttctcttctttcctttccttccAAAAAATCTTTTGGATcccatattaaaaattctttatgttgATAAATCAAGAAATCAAGAAAAGTGAGAGAATTCACTATATAGAgtatctacgattttattggtcaaaatctaataaattttttcacttttcgcCTCGCATTTTCACCTCGATCGTTTACAAGTAAGTGTTTATTCCAGTATGGTTGTGGATACAGCCCCTCGAATTAAAGTCTGGCCATATAAGACAGCCAGTTTTGATTGCTCCGCCAGTTTTGTCAAAAAcgagagaaacaaaaagagaaagagatagaaaagagacaaagaaggagatagaaagaaagagaaagcgatagTGAATGTACTGAATGTGTATTCTCTATCGTAGGATTTTGACAAATTTGCCTTATGGCCAGACTCTTAATTATAAGGTCTCTAGTTATGGAGGATTTATCGGTCGAACGCCGGATGCGGTGTGAATCCTCCATTATCGCTAGATAATGGGATCGACTTCAGCGTTTCCGGAATCTCGCATGGGATAGGATAGCCGATAGCGCGCCGCATCTCTTGCGGAACGCATGAACGAtaatgggcgcgttcagcagacacaactgttgagtgtcgtcttatcaaccctctgcgttgattggttgggtctaaaagtaagagccaatcacgttcgattgctactgagcggtttgttctgctgaacgcgcccaataTAACACCATGGGCCatacaatatattacatataatatctaaaaaaatcaatctgATAAAGATGTTATATGGCCTGGCGCCTGTCAGCACCGACAGAATTATTGGTGCATGAGCAAAGACACGTGGATAGTAGCCTCTTCGATCATTTCAAACTTGTCTCAAATATAACACTACATTCGCaatgtacaatttaattaagaaaatgctGAGATTTAATTGCCACTCGCGCAATACAGAGCACTAATGAATCAAAGAGTATGGCGTAAATTAAAGAATGCTTTAAGAGTTTAAGAGTTTAAgaatattatgcatatttcgTCACggaattatgataaaaatatttttttgttctgcTTTTCCTCTTCCCGTTCTGCGAGGAAATTAGCTATATATAGCtttataacgtaaaatatttatactgaaattatatttcatatatatcgCCACTATCACATTTTATACAgcaatattacaaaaatgatACCGCGTACAAAGTATTATAACCTTtcgttcattatttttatatttttaacataatttaaatatgcaaCTCAAATATTGTtgatatatagtatatttttcgtgagaataaatgcaataaaatatatataatacagcTCCTTTTCTTCCATGTTAgtacatctttttttcttttttagctCAAGCTAATTGGATTCAATTTTGTAATCAAAGTTTTAATTCTTagattaaatagatattagcAACTTATTTGTTTCATCAAAGATCCTTATATTAATTGgatattatgaaaaaaggactttatatttaaacatgaTCGAAAAAGTTATAGAACTTtcaattttcgtaaaaaaaaataggtaaaccttctttcttctctttaattaaatttaacgagAATATTAAACATCGGCGAACTGTTCTTGtacattataattgattatattaaatattacgtatattaaaAGACTGCCCCTTTAGGGCACTTAGCGTTACGAAGCGACGCAAAAGTCATGCGTTAAGGCGGTTTCGGATAACACTTTGACCCGTTCGTACGGTGTCCGTTATCCGAGACTCGCTCTCGCGCAATTGCAGCTGCAAACGTATTCCTCGGCCACCCCGGCTGATCGCCAGCGAGAATGCGATCAGGTGTATCGCGATAATGACCGGACATTTTCGCTGATCTCGCCTCAGTAATAGCGCCGTGCGAGCCATCATTATCGCATAGCTGGAGTGATTATCAGGTGATCCTCAGGTATACCTCAGGTAACGCGactgattattattacatttattagtataataatatataggaaaagaaatttaattaaatttgctacaattttaattgaattcgCTAGTtttctatcgtttcttataaCATACTTGTGGTTCGAAGATAAGCATAAGATCGGAGATGTAAAGTACAGAAAGTATTTCATAATGTTCTTTATATATCTTCGATCTTACTACTTCTATTcgttttgtattaaaataatgattaaaataatgttgttGACTTCTCGGAAGAAGTTGATACGAAGTATTGTCAAGAGAGTAACacgcattaaaaaattcaatcaatcgTTGTCTCTGTCAAATTTGCGCGAAATTTATAACATGAATTGTCACAGATATGgctttttgttaattttgtatatctcGAGCTTGTAGAAACAAATgcgtaaaaattaaagaagcgCCAATTAAtcaaacgtaaataaaataaatctttgcgACAATGCAGAATTCTTTCGAGTATCAATCGTGAAGAATGACTTGCGCGTCAAATCCTGTTACCTACACCTCTTTATCGCATTTCCGGACCATATTATGTCTAGGGTTTGCATACGGTGTAAATAAATACTCCATATCGTGGAGTGTCATCAGGAACTTCGGTCAGTCGTCTTGTGTGTGAGATACTTCGCGCCTTCGAGTCAGTGCCGAGATCGAGTCGTGAAATGTCGGACGtttctttgttaaaaaaaagagagagagaaaaatgtaaaaacgaAAATTGAGTGACGATCGGTTAACCAGAACTGTCGTAATTACGAAAACCTTGCACAAAACATAATCGTGCAAGATTAGAGAGGCGTGCGAAATCAACGAAAGTGATGTTAATGTGTCAGgcgaaaatatcgaaaaaaataattttatatacacacgaaaaaaattattttatatacacacgtataagataattattagaGCGAgtgtgatattaaaatatcttctaatGGTGAATATTCTAAGAGatcagaaataataaatatagcaaAGCTCACATACacgtcaaataaaaaataaatatatattgatagaattattaaataaaaaattagaaatattaactATTCTTTAAATgatatgcaattatatattatatattaatattattcttaaataacaCTTTAAAAAGGGATGGCTATATGAGAGTCAGACGCAGTTATCTGTGCGTGAGTGATCAAATCACTGATTTATTCCATGTGTACACATTCGACGAACGTTTCGGCTCGCGGCGGgattgagccatcttcagcgagaaaaataaataacatatattttataattaaaagtaataactGTCAAGTATgctatgaaaataaatacgcTGCGTCACATTTACCCAAATATACAATCGCTAATTGACCTGGCGATTTGTGAAGCAAGTATTTCCTAGAAGAGATCTTCGTAAATAAACTGGCAATCAGTTTATACATTCTTAGATTTGGGATTAAATGTACAACTCGGCGGTGATACAGCATCCTCTTTTGCGCGCTGTGCTGTCGGTAAACAGAGTGTAAGGACTTTGTAAAATGCCATTGAAAGTATTATGCTCCGTTTATCAACAGTACGGTGCGACGGGATCATCTGCTGATCGATCGGGAGGACTCTACTTACGCGTTTGATATTTTTGCGGCTCCCATATCCCAGCATAACACAGCCGTGTTACAAGAGGCATTATGCTAGGAATATGCGGTGTCGTACGAATGCATGCCAATCTACGTCACGAAAATTTCGGAGTTTCACTTTTACAAGTTGCACCACGGcgaaaatcaagagacacggcagtgACCACGGCGAAAATGgaaaaatcatgaaatatttaaatatattaattaagatattaaatattaagtaacacggatatatatatatcgaagcGAGCGTTGCGGATTACATTGTCGTGTCCCATCCATCCGCATTTGCGAGGCAAGGAAAACACTCGggaattgtatatattttatttgcaaactTGTGACGAACGATATAGCGACGATCTGTAATCGCCATGATTGCGAAGAGCATCTCGTTCGTCGTCTCATTGTTCGTCAAATGCCATTCAATAAACGGAGATACATCCGCTCGCGCCAAAGAATCATCAATGCATTTGTGACGTCGAAGAAATCTTTTCCCGATTCACCGAGGTTATCTATCTTCGCGAccttattacatttattttcacgtACTGTTAATGTGCAATCGATAGCAACGCGACGGCAATTTGCGCGAGGAACTCACGGAGAGCGAATCCGCAATTAATTTCGGGTGACGTTTTCTCTCATGTTAAGAACAAATCGCGTTTCTCGTGTGATCACGCGATAGGAAGGCAAGAGTTGAAATCGCTTTAAGTTTTTGGTAAGTtccattttttgtttcttttcagACATGACAtataaatctgaataaatacaagaaaaacCGAACGTATTTAATAATCGCATGACAGAAAATAttgagtaaataataatgtaataaattatatataacgagCAGCTAATTAtccaaaaaatatcaatatcttacaaaaattactatgcatattttaaagaataaaatttttttcttttatactgATGTATCTTTAGTTTAACGTtgtttaaattgataaaactACAGAATTTACCCCTGTTTATTGGGAATCcttgaatttatgaaacttAAGCTAACTAGTAACAAGCTTTAGTATAATACCAACAACACGTAAATACAGTCTTGACTTGTgcgtaagtaattataatcttCGTTATCAcagataaatatagatattacgcAACGacgtatatagataatatagatTACAATCTATGTTATCAAACTTACTGTATTAATCTCAGAGAAGCAATATCATCGAAATTGGTGTCATAAACGTCAGGACGACATCGATCAGTTGAAATCAAAGAAAATGCGTGTGGCCGTCGTGGGCGCCGGTATAATAGGAGTAACGAGTGCGTTTGCAGTGAAAAGCTCGTTTCCGAGCTACGACGTAAAGATCTTCGCCGACGCATTCTCACCTGATACCACTGGCGACGGAAGTGCCGGTTTATGGAGTCCTTTTCTTCTCAGCGACACACCTGCCGAGGACATAAAGTAAGCCGATTATATCTGCAGAGAATAAGAATGAGATCGCACGTCATGACGTTCAAAGATCTTCCGGagaaaaatacacatattGATTGTTCTTGATATCGCTTTCATGTATTGTAAATACAGACAGATAGCTTTAAACCGTTCAGTATTTAGCAcggagataatttttcgttatattttttactgttaaatTCACTATTCACCACAAACTTGGAACAACTTGAGAATCAAATATTATCGGTAACAATaggaatttttcgaaatatataaaaaacattttacaaacaacgtaataaaaattatcaagcagattggtaatttttgaaaaattattaaaattttactatatattttagtaaaatcaattaaacatatttatattttattgtaataaatattgatattttttattatggtagatattaatcagaatagctcgcataaaatttctCGCAATACGTGTTGTCCCACGACTACCATGATTTTCAGAGTGAATtctaagagaaaatattttctgtgcgtatatagttaataaataataattaattgcatgatattatattagtcGATGGGCTGGCAGCACACATCGGTGGTTCGAGCAATTGTGGAAAACAGGATTATCGTCGGAAACGGGTGTTTCCCTGCTGCCTGTAACTCGCGTTATTAGCGATTACGAGGATAGCACTGAGCCAGGATGGGCGAAACTCGTCTATGGCTTCCAAAAAATAAGTAACCAAAAATTACAGCGCTTGAACGAAGAACACAAGTCTAATTATAAGTATGTTTTCAGcattatatcttaaaattcaatcaccatataattaaaaattaaatagtaattattattgacaCAAAAATATGGAGAAATCACCTTGTTTTAATTACCGCTTactgttattgttatttcttttatttgatcGTTTACcgagatttaaaattaattgatttcagGCAAGGTTGGCATTTTATAACTTACACCGCCGAACCGGTTATGTTACTGCCATGGCTCATGGAAAAGTTCGTTGCCGTGGGCGGAAAAGTGGAAAGAAGACATATTAAAATGTTGCACCAATTAGCCGAAGAAGGGTATGATCTAATAATAAACTGCAGCGGGCTCGGTGCGCGAGAACTCGTCGCGGATAAAACGATGACGCCTATCAGAGGTCAGGTGTACAGGGTAATTGACTTTTCAATTTACATtctatatatctctctctttcaaacAGATTCAAGTTATCATTTACTAAAGTTACGTAAGTTAGTAGTAACGATACGTTTATTCAACGTGCgcgaacattattttaaagttgtCGTTTAAAAACGTTAATCTTTCCcattaaaaatagattgaaAATCGCACGCAAAATCTgtctcttcttcttttgtcAATGCCCGTCtgatatatatctctcttaaaatatttccttgccgagaaataaagagaattaacTTAAAGAGTGTTGTATTTAAGGTAAAAGCACCTTGGGCGAAGCACTGCTTTATGGTGGACGATGACGCCTGCAATTACATCATCCCTAAGTATACAGCATTAATAACGCATATTTATTAGCAGTGACGTTCATTACTTCGTAATATCTGTCCATAGTGTCCACAACGTTGTAATAGGCGGCACGCATCAAGAAGGCGACTTCGATCGCTCCGTACGAGAGGAAGACTCGAAACACATTTATGATGGATGTTGCCGCATAATGCCGTCTCTAAAGGTCCCTAAGATATACTTAgcgtaaatttaaattaaaaaaaaaaagactaatAACTTCCCAAAATAACTCGCGCTTGTAATTTCTGTTGCAAGGGAAGTGAAATAACGGGCGCGTGGGTGGGCTTTCGACCAGGACGACCGCGAGTTCGTCTCGAGTGCGAGAATCTCAGCTCGCCCATGGGAAAAGAGTTCAAGGTAAATTGCCGTAAGATATTGTACGTTAATACGGCGAGAGCAATACCGAGCTGAACTTTAACGCACCATTATTCGAGCGCCGCTAAACTTTACGGTCGCCttcctgtatatatatataacgcttGTTTCgtgctttatatatttcaggtGATACACAATTACGGCCACGGCGGAAGTGGCGTGACGCTGAGCTGGGGGTGCGCCATGGACGTCGTGGAGATGATAAGAAACTTGAAAGTATCTGAATTAAACTCCAAACTCTAACTTTTATCCTTCGTACATTTTTACCCGCATCGTTGCGGGGCGTTTAACCTTGCTCGActcttttccttttatatCACCCGACGAGAATTGtgtcgttaaaaatattattttcattagcttcttcttatttaattcttttaggtgagattttagatttaaattaaatctaaattattttctccatCGCGAGGCATTGAGTGTTACCGTCAAGAACTTCTTACTTCTCTCGATCTGCATCGCTTGTATCTATTTGACATGGCAGTTGATCGATACCTTCGTAATTCTTACTTTAGACCAGCCTGTTTCGCATAACAACGGCAAAAAGTCGAGAAACATAATTAAACGTCAAGAAAGCGAACGTAAACGCGCGCGAGGGTTCGATCTTCGGTTTCGCGGAGCGCACCAACCTATTTAAAGTTTTCGTGTCGTGATCACTTCCGTAACTGTACAATTTCTAAATATGGTCGTCGGGCTGTAATTAAAGCACCAAACTAACTTACCGAGATACCTTTACATGTCGACCATGCCGCAGTAGTCGCGTAAAGCTAG
The window above is part of the Temnothorax longispinosus isolate EJ_2023e chromosome 8, Tlon_JGU_v1, whole genome shotgun sequence genome. Proteins encoded here:
- the LOC139818403 gene encoding D-aspartate oxidase-like: MRVAVVGAGIIGVTSAFAVKSSFPSYDVKIFADAFSPDTTGDGSAGLWSPFLLSDTPAEDINRWAGSTHRWFEQLWKTGLSSETGVSLLPVTRVISDYEDSTEPGWAKLVYGFQKISNQKLQRLNEEHKSNYKQGWHFITYTAEPVMLLPWLMEKFVAVGGKVERRHIKMLHQLAEEGYDLIINCSGLGARELVADKTMTPIRGQVYRVKAPWAKHCFMVDDDACNYIIPNVHNVVIGGTHQEGDFDRSVREEDSKHIYDGCCRIMPSLKGSEITGAWVGFRPGRPRVRLECENLSSPMGKEFKVIHNYGHGGSGVTLSWGCAMDVVEMIRNLKVSELNSKL
- the Nup44a gene encoding nucleoporin SEH1 isoform X1: MYEAHSINAEHKDLIHDIAYDYYGERMATCSSDQFVKVWDEDEHGNWHLTASWKAHSGSVWKVTWAHPEFGQVLATCSFDRTAAVWEEIVGEGSGPEARGSKHWIKRTNLVDSRTSVTDVKFAPKTLGLLLATCSADGFIRIYEAPDIMNLSQWTLQHDINCKLSCSCLTWNPSLSRLHPPMIAVGSDDPNPTLGAKIFIYEYSENSRRWVKAETLSSITDAVYDIAFAPNLGRNFHTLAIATKDVRIVTLKPTEESTQTGVSSHFETNVVAQFDDHYCTVWRVSWNCMGTILASSGDDGCVRLWKDNFINHWKCISVLKGDGIPAQGAETPVVATPPSSSTPAQQPSTTRTVSIATVTAEKPTATVVCSNKWQAPVIKGRFSKSVWLGNPSEPTPPLLPIIAKK
- the Nup44a gene encoding nucleoporin SEH1 isoform X2 — protein: MYEAHSINAEHKDLIHDIAYDYYGERMATCSSDQFVKVWDEDEHGNWHLTASWKAHSGSVWKVTWAHPEFGQVLATCSFDRTAAVWEEIVGEGSGPEARGSKHWIKRTNLVDSRTSVTDVKFAPKTLGLLLATCSADGFIRIYEAPDIMNLSQWTLQHDINCKLSCSCLTWNPSLSRLHPPMIAVGSDDPNPTLGAKIFIYEYSENSRRWVKAETLSSITDAVYDIAFAPNLGRNFHTLAIATKDVRIVTLKPTEESTQTGVSSHFETNVVAQFDDHYCTVWRVSWNCMGTILASSGDDGCVRLWKDNFINHWKCISVLKGDGIPAQGAETPVVATPPSSSTPAQQPSTTRYYKLGTISHPSQVPWH